The Caretta caretta isolate rCarCar2 chromosome 5, rCarCar1.hap1, whole genome shotgun sequence genome contains a region encoding:
- the LOC142072037 gene encoding interferon beta-like has protein sequence MISRSLLQFCLVLLFSSEISCLDCNRLHVLQTRMNSESLERLEKMGGNFPFQCLNEGIAFKPRDILKLRLSHQENAKVAIQQILQELFHIFNNNLTHAAWNGTSIKEFQNGLHQQIEKLETCLSAEMEKEVTYPGNESLLLTSLKLKRYFQTIDDFLKEKQYSWCAWEIIRVEISRCFLMLDKLTKRLENEARDASSNDAMKTAE, from the exons ATGATCAGCAGGAGTTTGCTGCAATTTTGCCTCGTGCTGCTCTTCTCCAGTGAAATCTCATGTCTGGACTGTAACAGGCTGCATGTTCTACAAACCAGAATGAACAGCGAGAGTTTAGAGCGTCTGGAGAAAATGGGTGGCAACTTTCCCTTCCAATGTCTAAATGAAGGGATAGCTTTCAAGCCCAGAGATATCCTCAAGCTCCGACTGTCCCACCAAGAGAATGCCAAGGTAGCCATCCAGCAGATCCTCCAAGAGCTCTTCCATATCTTTAACAACAATCTCACCCACGCTGCCTGGAATGGGACTTCCATAAAGGAATTCCAAAATGGACTTCACCAGCAGATTGAGAAGCTGGAGACGTGTTTGAGTGCTGAGATGGAAAAGGAGGTAACCTACCCAGGAAATGAGAGCCTCCTGCTCACCAGCCTCAAACTGAAGAGATACTTCCAGACAATAGACGATTTCCTGAAAGAAAAACAATACAGCTGGTGTGCCTGGGAGATCATCCGTGTGGAAATATCCAGATGTTTCCTCATGCTCGACAAACTCACCAAGAGACTTGAAAATGAAG CACGTGATGCTTCCAGTAATGATGCTATGAAAACAGCTGAATGA